aataataataatttatgataaacgaaaccgaagaaaagaatttattaatattttgattaacaTATATCGAGGTAAACGttaatcatatttaaaaaaaaaatcaacctTAATCAAAaattctcgatattatttttcatttaatattacaattatcagtattattttattacatacataatatcatttagaaaaagtttaatgtaaattttcaaatactcctttcgaatatatacatatgaaaaagaaatatatagaactGAAATGTAATATTAGGACTAACGCTGTCAGAGTCAGCTCTATACTGCTTCATACTGGTCTATACACATTCCTTGCGAAGTACGAGCTAATTTACTTATAAACATTAATGGaaagtaaataattcaaagagaataattttataacattaaattacgatattaataactataaagtAATTGTTTCTTATTGACAATATTGTTTgcatcatatttatatacgtattcaCATACTCTCCGTTGAGGTTAATCATACGTTAcgcaattatatattttttaattttttataaataatgtgtAGAATATTTCgtgatataatgaatatatataaactaactAATgcatattgatattgatattttaaaagaacgagtaaataatttataatataataatttaatcatctattattatttataagcaTTGATCagaataattaacgttaataatttatttttaataatttgtattattgtataacatgtattttatatttttacagttTGATGGGTGCTGCCAAATCGCTTGGCTATTATATCAATAGATATTGTTTGATCATCTTATTTCCAACGATTACAGCAAgttctatttatttcgatcTAAAGCGTACTCGTTTGTGGAAAGAACAACAGTTATTTGAGAAgcaacataataattaaaacgtaaaCTAATCAACATGATAACTTTTAAATATCTGTTAAACGTTTATTATCCACTTATTCTTCCAATAACTGGATTTGTAATTGGAAGTTACTTAGACAAACAAGAAGATTTAAGATTAACTAAATTCAGAGATAAATCTGCTTTATATGGGAGAGAACTAGCACCTGGAGAACCACATTCATGGCCATAATTAAATtgcaaaatgtatatatttaatgaaaatatgtattaaaattaaaacctGTTAATCTATGTAGACAACTTAAAATATAGATTTAAAATTATCTCTTTGtgattgtaatttttttgtatatatgtgtatttatatattagcaagcaatataattacattacattacattatttgttatattacatgatttttcacttttaatcACAGATCAAAACTGAATAGAACACTGATCCAAATGTTACATTCAAGAAGACATACTTTTAAATGCTAAAATACTTTAAAGAATAGGtgacagaaacaaaaaaatgagtataaaataaaataattaaaattgtctAGATACACAAATTTATagtaatatgtataaaataataaaattaaaattctcttatattatttgttaacatttaaatacaataatataaatttaaagagaTGAAGAGATGAAAGTTTGAGGAGAATGTGGGctcattgaataaataaactaattgatattttttaagtataaTTAGAGTTACATTaagcaaatataaaatatctatttgaaGGTATAATGGTAAATATTACTTGATaaagattttcaattttcccTAAAGAAAATACCACTGACTACTACTATGCTAGCAATTATTAGGGGTTTGTAGATGGCGCAATAAAGTCGTATTATGATTGTtcattttaagaaatatatttctaaaacaAAGCTTTAAACTAGCAAATCAAAGAATCTGTTGTTTATAATCGAATATCATGaaatttcatgaaatatacgatattaatttttattttatttacaatataaaagaaattcatttacttttcaatcatattaataatactaaatgcGCGCGCATATCGACTCAGCTAATACTGATTACGAAATATCTTCAGTGCTGTCTTCAGAAGGTGTCCAAATTACGAGCgtgtaaaattgtttatttttattacaatattgaAATACATTATTggtatatacaattttgttattaaattaaaaaattttatataaaaatacaattaaaaataactatatttattacgtcatatttttttaaattttaagaaCGAGTTAGAAATGCAACATTgctgttacaaaaaaaaaaaaaaaaaaaaaaaaaaaaaaggaaaagaaaagaaaaaaggaaaaaaaaacaaatatatttgggacaaagaaatatttaatacatattcataaaaattaatcatcaaaatttataaaagtttaaattaataaatataactaagAATGATCTTTTATATACTAGCGAATTAAAATCTAggatatataagaaaagatgttatttgttaaaattagtactattactaaagaagatatatttttctcattgagACATATGATAGGTAGAACATAGAGTGTATACGTTACTGTCGTTACTGATGGCTGTTAGTTCCCGATTGGTTATAATATGATTGCTCGACTCAGTGTCATGAAATGGCGTTGCTTTGAGATTTTGGTGGGAGAAATGTGGCGTAGGGGGTAAGTGGGAAAGGAAGCAAGAAGTAGAAAGCAAAGGCATCGATGGCAGCGTCGTAGTAGTCGGCCATTGCTAGGGAGTTCACTTCGGTACTAGGCTAGGCAAGATAAGCATCTTCTTCGTTCCCCTTGTGTCCCCCTCTCCACCATATCGTTAACGTGAAAAAACTATTTAGTGATTTCGTGTTACGATTTTGGATGTTTCTTGATACAGAAGTTTTTGAATTATAGCggcgatatattttttaaaaaatggagaagaaaaaatctgCGACACTGATCGCTGTTAATGAGGCTGCGTTACGCGCCAATCTTCTTGGGACAGTACCACGACTGACGCCAACAGGGAAAATCAGTCATGCCAAGACTCGCGTTTATACGCAACGATATCGTAAAGAATGGGAACAGATGCCGGATTTCAAAggtatttgtaaataaattatcttgGAAGGTTAATCATCTCGTTTTATATGCTTTTTCTATGGTCTTATCTATAACGCGCGCTAAGTCCACAAAGAACATCGATTATGGAATAAGCGTTATAGAAAAAGCGGGAGGTTTTTACCGTTTACGATAGCTGCGCTTATTTTTAGAGATACAGTTgcaaaattttcttcctttttcgaatgaataaaatcTAACCAATAGTCTGAGATCTGTATAATTATAGAGACAAAGCAGTTTCTCCTAGTCGtggttcctttttattttctactatATTCTTAGTTACTTCGCATAGTTTCCTTGAAACATCATTAATGTACTTgagttattatttctatttttgtttttcatgtttttatcattattattattgttattattttttttttaaataatattatctatggAACTATAATATAGATCTAAAGTGgataagattatttattatattaaataacatttgTTTAAGTAACATCATTAGTTATTTTCCAATGTTactatgtaattatttaaattatacgtTTGATTAAAAGTCATACGTTCAAAGGAAGAAGGGacggataaatataaataatatattaattgtaatctttatttacAGGATGGTTAACATCTGTAGCATTTCAACCGACACGTgcttattgtacttattgcaaaaaaaatcttcatgCCCATCGATTATCTCTTTTGAAACATACATGTACAATGAAACATCAACGAGCAGCTTTGTCACATGAGGctgaagaaaagacaaaagtagaggaagaaaaatgtgAACCTCTTGTTGAATTGGAGGTAGAAGAAAACAATGTTGTTGAGGTATACATTTGTtggatacatttttatatatttaatataaagaaaagatatattttatattatatttagtcTCTGGAAAATACACAAGTTGaaacagaagaaaatgaagatgaaaTTGAATATGTTGTTGAAAGATTAGATGAAATAGATGATGTAGATTTAAATGAATCCCAAGGGAAGcaacaagaagaagagggagaagaggaaTATGCAGAGATTGAAGAAGATGAACATTTACATATACCATCTGACGAGGAAGATATCAAGCCTACGttaaagaaagttaaaatagAATCCGTAGTAagtatcaattaataatttagtCATTtgagttattatattattaaaatatgttaaaatacatAACTACATACAGAGATTGTTGAAAGGAGGACTTTCAGGAAAATAGCAGGGATACTTTAGCTGAAGCAATGGCTCATGTTCACGGTGAATATTTAGAAGAAGTCGATGATcaagaaaatatacaaatggAAATGATAGTTGAATCTGAAGATCAAAATGTAGAGATCCAAGATATGTCAAATCTCGTTAAATctgtagataataataaaaacatgaaAGAGGATCGTGAGAATAGTAGATCTCTTAGACGCAATgctaagaatgaaaaaagatctGGAGTTAAGCTATTGGTACTTACACTCAAATAGCAACAATATAATTTGgttgatcatttttttttttttttttgctttttttcttattacacatatatattttagcaAGATGATGCAAAACCTCAAACAGATTCTGGAATAGTTATGGCATGTCCTTTACCATTATTGGGTACAACTTACCAAATAAATTCTTCAGTGACTGGAACACCTGGTACAATAGGGGTGCTACAACCAGTAAATACTCTTCCAATAGCACCTgcacaaaataaaacaattacttTAACATCAGGTGGCAAGACGTTAACTTTAACAGGTGGTACATTTCAACCTGGTACTCAGTATGTACTCAGTAAATTAAAGAGCAAAATACCAACATTAGTTATGACGGAAAAGAAGCCTATTTGCGTCACTAGTGAGTCattaaaaatagagaaaggatCACAAGAACAATTGGTCATAGCTAGCACCAGTCAGTCATCCTCAAAGAAAGTACGTCAAATCagggattttatttttaatatattaatctatataaactatatttataaattatattatatatacttttttagcACGTTATTTTGAAACCTGTTAAATCTACAACAAAAAAGCCACGCGTTTCTACTCATGTAATTGATACCAGTAAAGGTATTCCTGTAGGAGGTTTACAAGTTAGTCTTTATAAACTTATGGATGGTAGATGGACATTTCTAAATGAgaggtattatttttttaattgtttactattataaaaataacataaaagccaatattggatattattatattgtatataatgaaaatacatgTTTGCAGTAATACGGGTCCGAATGGTCGATGTACAGATTTGGTAGATAATGCTAAAGTTAATTTTACTGCTGgtcgatataaaatacattttgatATCGACAAATATTTCACTCTTAGAAGAATAGAAACTATGTATCCATTTATTGAAATAGTTTTTGATGTAAAAAATCCGACTGGTCATTATCATATACCCGTGTTATTGAGTCCATTTGGATACAGCACTTATCGTGGTTCTGATAGATGAGtttgtaatatattgtaaatatatttctatttctgacTGTATGATTaagttatataagaaaaaaaaatatatatatatatatttgtaatctaagttagatataagaaaattttatataaaatatctgtattttattatattcaaacatatataaataatcctAATATTTGTGATTTATTTGTAAGCTAGTAATatgcataaataatattagtttattGGTAAAGGTGCATATAActttaataagataataggTAGAATAAGggacaaaatataattttagatgtcaataatattatcaataaagaaacttgttcatatatatatgatatatatcctataattctataatattctatagaattcttttatatttcaacaAGTAAACATCGaaactctatctttctataagAATAAgctaaataatttataatttcaataattgtaaaactatttaaacaatctttaATATACACGGAAtacaataaactaatatttaaacaatagtagatccgtttaaacattaaaaagatggaaacatg
This sequence is a window from Vespa crabro chromosome 9, iyVesCrab1.2, whole genome shotgun sequence. Protein-coding genes within it:
- the LOC124426444 gene encoding uncharacterized protein LOC124426444 isoform X6, coding for MKHQRAALSHEAEEKTKVEEEKCEPLVELEVEENNVVESLENTQVETEENEDEIEYVVERLDEIDDVDLNESQGKQQEEEGEEEYAEIEEDEHLHIPSDEEDIKPTLKKVKIESVEDFQENSRDTLAEAMAHVHGEYLEEVDDQENIQMEMIVESEDQNVEIQDMSNLVKSVDNNKNMKEDRENSRSLRRNAKNEKRSGVKLLQDDAKPQTDSGIVMACPLPLLGTTYQINSSVTGTPGTIGVLQPVNTLPIAPAQNKTITLTSGGKTLTLTGGTFQPGTQYVLSKLKSKIPTLVMTEKKPICVTSESLKIEKGSQEQLVIASTSQSSSKKHVILKPVKSTTKKPRVSTHVIDTSKGIPVGGLQVSLYKLMDGRWTFLNESNTGPNGRCTDLVDNAKVNFTAGRYKIHFDIDKYFTLRRIETMYPFIEIVFDVKNPTGHYHIPVLLSPFGYSTYRGSDR
- the LOC124426444 gene encoding uncharacterized protein LOC124426444 isoform X2, with translation MEKKKSATLIAVNEAALRANLLGTVPRLTPTGKISHAKTRVYTQRYRKEWEQMPDFKGWLTSVAFQPTRAYCTYCKKNLHAHRLSLLKHTCTMKHQRAALSHEAEEKTKVEEEKCEPLVELEVEENNVVESLENTQVETEENEDEIEYVVERLDEIDDVDLNESQGKQQEEEGEEEYAEIEEDEHLHIPSDEEDIKPTLKKVKIESVDFQENSRDTLAEAMAHVHGEYLEEVDDQENIQMEMIVESEDQNVEIQDMSNLVKSVDNNKNMKEDRENSRSLRRNAKNEKRSGVKLLQDDAKPQTDSGIVMACPLPLLGTTYQINSSVTGTPGTIGVLQPVNTLPIAPAQNKTITLTSGGKTLTLTGGTFQPGTQYVLSKLKSKIPTLVMTEKKPICVTSESLKIEKGSQEQLVIASTSQSSSKKHVILKPVKSTTKKPRVSTHVIDTSKGIPVGGLQVSLYKLMDGRWTFLNESNTGPNGRCTDLVDNAKVNFTAGRYKIHFDIDKYFTLRRIETMYPFIEIVFDVKNPTGHYHIPVLLSPFGYSTYRGSDR
- the LOC124426444 gene encoding uncharacterized protein LOC124426444 isoform X4; protein product: MEKKKSATLIAVNEAALRANLLGTVPRLTPTGKISHAKTRVYTQRYRKEWEQMPDFKGWLTSVAFQPTRAYCTYCKKNLHAHRLSLLKHTCTMKHQRAALSHEAEEKTKVEEEKCEPLVELESLENTQVETEENEDEIEYVVERLDEIDDVDLNESQGKQQEEEGEEEYAEIEEDEHLHIPSDEEDIKPTLKKVKIESVEDFQENSRDTLAEAMAHVHGEYLEEVDDQENIQMEMIVESEDQNVEIQDMSNLVKSVDNNKNMKEDRENSRSLRRNAKNEKRSGVKLLQDDAKPQTDSGIVMACPLPLLGTTYQINSSVTGTPGTIGVLQPVNTLPIAPAQNKTITLTSGGKTLTLTGGTFQPGTQYVLSKLKSKIPTLVMTEKKPICVTSESLKIEKGSQEQLVIASTSQSSSKKHVILKPVKSTTKKPRVSTHVIDTSKGIPVGGLQVSLYKLMDGRWTFLNESNTGPNGRCTDLVDNAKVNFTAGRYKIHFDIDKYFTLRRIETMYPFIEIVFDVKNPTGHYHIPVLLSPFGYSTYRGSDR
- the LOC124426444 gene encoding uncharacterized protein LOC124426444 isoform X1: MEKKKSATLIAVNEAALRANLLGTVPRLTPTGKISHAKTRVYTQRYRKEWEQMPDFKGWLTSVAFQPTRAYCTYCKKNLHAHRLSLLKHTCTMKHQRAALSHEAEEKTKVEEEKCEPLVELEVEENNVVESLENTQVETEENEDEIEYVVERLDEIDDVDLNESQGKQQEEEGEEEYAEIEEDEHLHIPSDEEDIKPTLKKVKIESVEDFQENSRDTLAEAMAHVHGEYLEEVDDQENIQMEMIVESEDQNVEIQDMSNLVKSVDNNKNMKEDRENSRSLRRNAKNEKRSGVKLLQDDAKPQTDSGIVMACPLPLLGTTYQINSSVTGTPGTIGVLQPVNTLPIAPAQNKTITLTSGGKTLTLTGGTFQPGTQYVLSKLKSKIPTLVMTEKKPICVTSESLKIEKGSQEQLVIASTSQSSSKKHVILKPVKSTTKKPRVSTHVIDTSKGIPVGGLQVSLYKLMDGRWTFLNESNTGPNGRCTDLVDNAKVNFTAGRYKIHFDIDKYFTLRRIETMYPFIEIVFDVKNPTGHYHIPVLLSPFGYSTYRGSDR
- the LOC124426444 gene encoding uncharacterized protein LOC124426444 isoform X5, with protein sequence MVLSITRAKSTKNIDYGISVIEKAGGWLTSVAFQPTRAYCTYCKKNLHAHRLSLLKHTCTMKHQRAALSHEAEEKTKVEEEKCEPLVELEVEENNVVESLENTQVETEENEDEIEYVVERLDEIDDVDLNESQGKQQEEEGEEEYAEIEEDEHLHIPSDEEDIKPTLKKVKIESVEDFQENSRDTLAEAMAHVHGEYLEEVDDQENIQMEMIVESEDQNVEIQDMSNLVKSVDNNKNMKEDRENSRSLRRNAKNEKRSGVKLLQDDAKPQTDSGIVMACPLPLLGTTYQINSSVTGTPGTIGVLQPVNTLPIAPAQNKTITLTSGGKTLTLTGGTFQPGTQYVLSKLKSKIPTLVMTEKKPICVTSESLKIEKGSQEQLVIASTSQSSSKKHVILKPVKSTTKKPRVSTHVIDTSKGIPVGGLQVSLYKLMDGRWTFLNESNTGPNGRCTDLVDNAKVNFTAGRYKIHFDIDKYFTLRRIETMYPFIEIVFDVKNPTGHYHIPVLLSPFGYSTYRGSDR
- the LOC124426444 gene encoding uncharacterized protein LOC124426444 isoform X3, producing MEKKKSATLIAVNEAALRANLLGTVPRLTPTGKISHAKTRVYTQRYRKEWEQMPDFKGWLTSVAFQPTRAYCTYCKKNLHAHRLSLLKHTCTMKHQRAALSHEAEEKTKVEEEKCEPLVELEVEENNVVESLENTQVETEENEDEIEYVVERLDEIDDVDLNESQGKQQEEEGEEEYAEIEEDEHLHIPSDEEDIKPTLKKVKIESVENSRDTLAEAMAHVHGEYLEEVDDQENIQMEMIVESEDQNVEIQDMSNLVKSVDNNKNMKEDRENSRSLRRNAKNEKRSGVKLLQDDAKPQTDSGIVMACPLPLLGTTYQINSSVTGTPGTIGVLQPVNTLPIAPAQNKTITLTSGGKTLTLTGGTFQPGTQYVLSKLKSKIPTLVMTEKKPICVTSESLKIEKGSQEQLVIASTSQSSSKKHVILKPVKSTTKKPRVSTHVIDTSKGIPVGGLQVSLYKLMDGRWTFLNESNTGPNGRCTDLVDNAKVNFTAGRYKIHFDIDKYFTLRRIETMYPFIEIVFDVKNPTGHYHIPVLLSPFGYSTYRGSDR